A part of Capsicum annuum cultivar UCD-10X-F1 chromosome 6, UCD10Xv1.1, whole genome shotgun sequence genomic DNA contains:
- the LOC107873076 gene encoding sugar transport protein 8 produces the protein MTTSIQAPNHKITVYVVSCWIFAAFGGLMFGYDIGISGGVSGMDDFLIKFFPNVYKRKLIAKENNYCKYDDQLLQLFTSSLYLSALVASFFASKACSALGRRPTIFMASIFFIAGAILSAASEYRWMLILGRILFGVGVGFGNETVPLFLTEVAPIQLRGAVNIMFQLFVTIGIFIANLVNYGTSTMHPHGWRVSLGLAAVPAVLLLIGCFVITDTPASLIERGKDEQGKAALKKVRGVDDVEAEYKELVAACEQAKEIKHSFRNLMKGASIPPLVIAILIQIFQQFTGINAIMFYAPVLFQTMGFKSDGALLSSVITGLVNVGSTFVSIFAVDKVGRKKLLLQACCQMLISHLAIGIILTTSLRETGSLNKTLATVVVVFVCTFVMAFAWSWGPLGWLIPSETFPMETRTAGFAFAVSTNMLFTSVIAQAFLTMLCHMQAYIFFFFSGWIVLMGVFVIVLLPETKGVPIESMVDTVWKKHPVWKKCFKNE, from the exons ATGACAACATCAATTCAAGCCCCCAACCATAAGATCACAGTCTATGTGGTATCATGTTGGATCTTTGCGGCCTTTGGAGGGCTTATGTTTGGTTACGATATTGGTATTTCAG GTGGAGTATCAGGTATGGATGATTTCTTGATAAAGTTCTTTCCAAATGTATATAAGAGAAAACTTATCGCAAAGGAGAACAACTATTGTAAATACGACGATCAACTCCTCCAACTATTCACCTCATCTTTGTACCTATCAGCATTGGTTGCTAGTTTCTTTGCTTCCAAGGCCTGCTCAGCTTTGGGCCGTAGGCCTACCATTTTCATGGCTTCAATCTTTTTCATTGCTGGGGCAATTTTAAGTGCTGCCTCCGAATACAGATGGATGCTCATTCTTGGTAGAATTTTGTTTGGTGTTGGTGTTGGCTTCGGAAATGAG ACTGTTCCCCTGTTTTTGACAGAGGTAGCACCAATCCAACTTAGAGGAGCAGTGAATATTATGTTCCAACTTTTTGTAACAATAGGAATATTCATTGCGAATCTGGTGAATTACGGCACATCCACAATGCACCCCCACGGCTGGAGAGTGTCACTTGGCCTTGCTGCTGTCCCTGCAGTTCTTCTGCTCATCGGTTGCTTTGTTATCACTGACACTCCTGCCAGTCTGATTGAACGTGGCAAGGACGAACAAGGCAAAGCTGCACTAAAGAAAGTTAGGGGAGTTGATGATGTTGAAGCTGAATACAAGGAATTAGTTGCTGCTTGTGAACAAGCCAAGGAGATTAAACATTCGTTCAGGAACCTTATGAAGGGTGCCAGTATCCCACCACTTGTTATTGCTATACTAATTCAAATCTTCCAGCAATTCACTGGAATTAACGCCATTATGTTCTACGCACCTGTGCTATTCCAGACCATGGGATTCAAGTCCGATGGTGCTCTTCTGTCCTCCGTCATAACTGGACTTGTTAATGTTGGCTCCACCTTTGTTTCCATCTTTGCTGTTGACAAGGTTGGAAGGAAAAAATTGCTCCTCCAAGCTTGTTGCCAGATGTTGATCTCTCAT CTGGCAATTGGAATAATATTGACAACCAGTTTGAGAGAGACAGGATCATTGAACAAGACATTGGCAACTGTAGTGGTGGTTTTTGTGTGCACATTTGTCATGGCATTTGCGTGGTCATGGGGACCCCTAGGATGGTTAATTCCCAGTGAGACTTTCCCAATGGAGACAAGGACAGCCGGTTTCGCCTTTGCAGTCAGCACAAACATGCTCTTCACCTCAGTAATCGCTCAGGCGTTCTTGACAATGCTCTGCCATATGCAGGCatacattttcttcttcttctctggcTGGATCGTCCTTATGGGAGTGTTCGTCATCGTCCTTTTGCCAGAAACCAAGGGAGTCCCAATTGAATCAATGGTTGATACTGTCTGGAAGAAACATCCCGTATGGAAGAAATGTTTCAAGAATGAATGA
- the LOC107873079 gene encoding photosystem I reaction center subunit II, chloroplastic: MAMATQASLFTPALPAPKSAAPWKQFLVSFSTPKQLRSTVRPIRAMAEDASATKEAEPAPVGFTPPQLDPNTPSPIFGGSTGGLLRKAQVEEFYVITWESPKEQIFEMPTGGAAIMRQGPNLLKLARKEQCLALGTRLRSKYKINYQFYRVFPNGEVQYLHPKDGVYPEKVNPGREGVGQNFRSIGKNKSAIEVKFTGKQVYDL; the protein is encoded by the coding sequence ATGGCCATGGCAACTCAAGCTTCCCTCTTCACCCCAGCTCTCCCCGCTCCAAAATCCGCCGCTCCATGGAAACAATTCTTGGTATCTTTCTCCACTCCTAAGCAACTCAGATCTACTGTCAGGCCCATTCGCGCCATGGCCGAGGATGCCTCGGCCACTAAAGAAGCGGAGCCCGCTCCAGTGGGCTTCACTCCACCTCAACTAGACCCAAACACACCTTCACCAATCTTCGGTGGTAGCACTGGCGGGCTCCTCCGTAAAGCTCAAGTTGAGGAATTCTATGTCATAACATGGGAATCACCAAAGGAACAAATCTTTGAAATGCCAACTGGTGGTGCAGCTATCATGAGACAAGGTCCCAACTTGTTGAAATTGGCTAGGAAAGAACAATGTTTAGCACTTGGTACAAGGTTGAGGTCCAAGTACAAGATTAACTACCAGTTTTATAGGGTATTTCCAAATGGTGAAGTTCAATATTTGCACCCAAAAGATGGTGTGTACCCGGAAAAGGTGAACCCAGGTCGTGAAGGAGTTGGACAGAACTTTAGATCCATTGGAAAGAACAAGAGTGCTATTGAAGTCAAGTTCACTGGCAAACAAGTGTATGACTTGTAA